The sequence below is a genomic window from Rudanella lutea DSM 19387.
ACAAAACGGAAAACAAGCCTACAAGATCATTTATACTGGGGCGGAGGGGGCACCTTTACGGACCTCCTACTATGATACCCAAACAGGTCTGTTGACCAAGTCAGAATCCCCATGTCAGGATGGCCCCCCAGTCAATGGAGTACACCGACTATCGGGCAATGAACGGCATTATGGTTCTTTACCATTTTAAGGGGTTTAGCTCCGATACACAAGTGAGTAAGTACGAGATGGATAATGGACTGAGCGACACTGATTTTGAAATTAAGTAAAAACTACAACCATTCGATTACACGCCTTCACATTCCCCGTTTGGGGACTAATCCGTTTTCTCGTACACTTTTCTTTTCATGTTTCTCAGGCTGACACGCATCAGGTTTACCTACTTTTTATCAGAACAATTGTATGGGTAAACAACTTTTCACGAGCTACGCACAGTCCTGACTCGCCAATCAGGATTTTAGCTGTTATTCAACGGGTCGTACTGCATGTATTATAGTGAAAAACGAAAGCCAATCAGGTCAGTGCCCTGATTGGCTTTATTACATTCCCCTTTTCCTCCAGACATACAAATCAGTACAGATCATTCTCGCACCGAACAGTTTTTCGAAGCATTATTCCTGTTGAACAACCCGAACATCTTCTTGGTCAATTAGCTAATAATCATAGATTTGGCAAGAAAACTTAGGGGCATTTTTTGAAAGTAAGGTACTTTACAGTATGCTTCCCGGCAGACTTTCCTTATTAGTGCAGCCCCATCCAATCCCAGAAAACAATCTCCGTTCAACCATGAAGTTTTACAAATACCTATCCGTACTGCTGCTGATAGCCGTTACACTTTCGGCGTTTCTGGCGCAGAAGCGACCTGAACGTAAAACCCAAACTACCGCTCCGGGCAAACCCAACGTGATTCTTATTCTGGTGGATGATCTGGGTTGGACAGATCTGGGAGCCTACGGTAGCGATTTATACCAAACCCCAAATGTGGATGCGCTGGCAAAAGACGGCATTCGGTTTACGGATGCTTATTCGGCCTGCACCGTGTGCTCGCCTACGCGGGCCAGCCTGATGACGGGCAAATACCCGGCGCGGCTCCACTGCACCGACTGGATTGCCGGACACAAGAAACCCTATGCCAAACTACAGGTCCCCGACTGGACCATGTACCTCGCCGACAGTGAATATACCCTGGCCGAAGCCATGAAAGATAACGGCTACACAACCGCCCATATCGGTAAATGGCATTTGGGCGAGGCCGAAAAAAACTGGCCCGAACGGCATGGGTTCGACCTCAATCTGGCGGGCTGGAGCGCCGGCTCACCCGTAGCCAATGGAGGAAAGGGATACTTCAGCCCGTATGCCAACCCGCGACTCACAGATGGACCTGCGGGCGAGTACCTGACCGAACGTTTAGCCGATGAAGCGGCTCAGTTTATCCGGACGAACAAAGACAAACCGTTCTTTCTGAATTACTGGCTCTATCAGGTGCATACGCCCTTGCAGGCCAAAAAGGAGAAAATCGAAAAATACAAAGCGCTGGTAAAAGCCGGGAACCACCACATTAACCCGACGTATGCCGCGATGGTTGAGCACATGGACGAAGCACTGGGCAAGGTGGTGCGTACGTTGAAGGAAACCGGGCAGTACGAGAACACCATCCTCATTTTTTATTCCGACAATGGCGGGTTGCGGGGTAATTACGAAAATGGACGTAAAACCGTTACCGACAACTTTCCGCTGAGGTCGGGGAAGGGCGATGTGTTTGAGGGGGGCGTGCGCGTGCCGCTGATTATTAGCTGGCCCGCCAAAATCAAGGCCGACCGCGAGAGCAACGTGCCAGCCATATCGCCCGATATTTATCCGACGGTGCTGAGCCTGACGGGCGGCAAAGTCAAACCGAGCCTGCAACCGGTGCTCGACGGTGTTGACCTGAGTGGCCTGCTGCTGGCAAATAAGACACCCAACCGCAAGGCCATTTTCTGGCACTACCCACACTACCATCTGGAAGGGGCCAAACCTTACAGCGCCGTCCGGATGGGCGACTGGAAACTGGTTGAGGTGTTTGAGCAGGACTCGCTACAACTGTTCAATTTGAAACAGGACATCGGCGAAACCCGGAATCTGGCAAACACCAACCCGGCCAAAACAAAGGAATTACACAACGCCCTGATTGCCTGGCGCAAGCAGGTTGGCGCCCAGATGCCGACAAAAAACCCGAACCATGATCCGGCCAAAGAAGAGACCTGGGGCAGTGCCAAAGGCGCGACGGGAGCCGGGTCAGACAAAAACAAAAACGAGTAAGTATAATTCGTTTGCTCCTGTAGCCCCGTAAGCTGCACGATTTGCCCCCCTATTCCAGAAATAGGCCCGGTACTTTTGGCATAAATAGTATGTCAAAACCAACTTCAATCTATTTCTGGAACGATGAAGAAGCAATACCTATGTTCGCTCGCTTTTTGGGCCGGTGCGCTGCTGTTTCCGCTCGCTTTGGGGGCAACCTCTGCCCCACCACCTTGCTCCGACAACGGGAAGTACCTGTACTGGACCGGCGAGGTAAACAGCGACTTTTTTAACGAAAAAAACTGGCGCGAAACGACCCAATCGCCCGGAGCACCGACACCGCCGGGTCCCGGTACTACCGGCAAGCCCACGCAGAAAGCCAAACCGTATTGTCTGCCCGGGGCCAACAAGCTGCCCTACCAAATTTGTCTCAACCAGCCCAATCTATCGAAAGATGACCACCCCAAACCGGGCACACTGGACCCTGGGGTGCCTATCCGGTATAATCTCTATATCGCCGAC
It includes:
- a CDS encoding sulfatase, which produces MKFYKYLSVLLLIAVTLSAFLAQKRPERKTQTTAPGKPNVILILVDDLGWTDLGAYGSDLYQTPNVDALAKDGIRFTDAYSACTVCSPTRASLMTGKYPARLHCTDWIAGHKKPYAKLQVPDWTMYLADSEYTLAEAMKDNGYTTAHIGKWHLGEAEKNWPERHGFDLNLAGWSAGSPVANGGKGYFSPYANPRLTDGPAGEYLTERLADEAAQFIRTNKDKPFFLNYWLYQVHTPLQAKKEKIEKYKALVKAGNHHINPTYAAMVEHMDEALGKVVRTLKETGQYENTILIFYSDNGGLRGNYENGRKTVTDNFPLRSGKGDVFEGGVRVPLIISWPAKIKADRESNVPAISPDIYPTVLSLTGGKVKPSLQPVLDGVDLSGLLLANKTPNRKAIFWHYPHYHLEGAKPYSAVRMGDWKLVEVFEQDSLQLFNLKQDIGETRNLANTNPAKTKELHNALIAWRKQVGAQMPTKNPNHDPAKEETWGSAKGATGAGSDKNKNE